Proteins from one Mycobacterium sp. HUMS_12744610 genomic window:
- a CDS encoding xanthine dehydrogenase family protein molybdopterin-binding subunit codes for MAHDVQAAPTSPAPRYAGTRVQRVDLRLLTGRGSFVDDISRPGMLHACFVRSPFARAKINGIDASAALALPGVRAVFTAADLNPDVHEAWHAVAGKDVPDTPRPPLAEGEAKFVGDPVALIVAENRYVAEDALELVDVDYEPLPAITDLTRAQTSEVLVHDAYADNVAGGLGGAPPDEELFASAACVVKEHIYQQIYAPVPIETRGLVAEWSAASGELTLWASTQTPHELRAFCARLLGIPAQGVRVIMRDTGGGFGQKVVPMREDMCIMLAARKVPTALKWIEDRRENLMSAGQARHVDGTARIAFDSDGTITAADIDFVQDVGAYPTPYPVLTTAAIGMFFPGPYRVPRASFNYKTVFTNTSGLAAYRGPWQYESLAREIVLDIAARKMGLDPVELRRRNLLRRDEMPYVNPNGMPYDHVAPIETFEQAVKILDHEGFRKEQAEALAQGRYLGLGFSAYIEPTGAATGHLATEGCTMRMEPTGRINVYVNGGSSGNSLETTVIQLAADALGADIDDVATIQGDTAITPYGAGTQGSRSGPMTAGAVAQAGAALRAKIVALAANQLKVSESEVELAHSTAIVRGDPSRKVTFGELAYLAHYSPQQLPPGMSPELEATARYVAAAPILWANATHACTCEVDVETGKVTLLRYIVSEDVGPMINPAIVEGQIAGGTVQGIGGALLEDLRYDDDGNPLATTFVDYLLPTTTEVPAIEFGHVEIPGPGPGGYKGAGEGGAIGSVPAVINAINDALAPLGVTVTRLPASPASIAALLAGRDR; via the coding sequence ATGGCCCACGACGTGCAGGCAGCCCCGACCAGCCCGGCGCCGCGCTACGCGGGCACGCGCGTGCAACGGGTGGACCTGCGGCTGCTGACCGGCCGCGGCAGCTTCGTCGACGACATTTCCCGGCCCGGCATGCTGCACGCCTGCTTCGTGCGCAGCCCGTTCGCCCGCGCGAAGATCAACGGCATCGACGCCTCGGCGGCGCTGGCGCTGCCCGGGGTGCGCGCGGTGTTCACCGCCGCCGACCTCAACCCCGACGTGCACGAGGCCTGGCACGCCGTGGCCGGCAAGGACGTGCCCGACACGCCGCGGCCGCCGCTGGCCGAGGGCGAGGCGAAGTTCGTCGGCGACCCGGTCGCGCTGATCGTCGCCGAGAACCGGTATGTCGCCGAGGACGCGCTCGAACTCGTCGACGTCGACTACGAGCCGCTGCCCGCGATCACCGACCTCACCCGGGCCCAGACCTCCGAGGTGCTGGTGCACGACGCCTACGCCGACAACGTCGCGGGCGGCCTGGGCGGGGCGCCGCCGGACGAGGAGCTGTTCGCCTCCGCGGCGTGCGTGGTGAAAGAGCATATCTACCAACAGATCTACGCGCCGGTGCCGATCGAGACCCGCGGCCTGGTCGCCGAGTGGTCGGCCGCCTCCGGGGAGCTGACGCTGTGGGCGTCCACGCAGACCCCGCACGAACTTCGCGCCTTCTGCGCGCGCCTGCTGGGCATCCCCGCCCAAGGTGTCCGGGTCATCATGCGCGACACCGGCGGCGGCTTCGGCCAGAAGGTCGTCCCGATGCGGGAGGACATGTGCATCATGCTGGCCGCGCGCAAGGTGCCCACGGCGCTGAAGTGGATCGAGGACCGGCGCGAGAACCTGATGTCGGCCGGGCAGGCCCGCCACGTCGACGGCACCGCGCGCATCGCGTTCGACTCCGACGGCACCATCACCGCGGCCGACATCGACTTCGTGCAGGACGTCGGCGCCTACCCGACGCCGTACCCGGTGCTGACCACGGCCGCCATCGGCATGTTCTTCCCGGGCCCCTACCGGGTGCCCAGGGCCAGCTTCAACTACAAGACGGTGTTCACCAACACCAGCGGGCTGGCCGCCTACCGCGGCCCGTGGCAGTACGAGTCGCTGGCCCGCGAGATCGTGCTCGACATCGCCGCCCGCAAGATGGGCCTGGACCCGGTCGAGTTACGGCGGCGCAACCTGCTGCGGCGCGACGAGATGCCCTACGTCAATCCCAACGGCATGCCGTATGACCACGTCGCCCCGATCGAGACCTTCGAGCAGGCGGTGAAAATCCTCGACCACGAAGGGTTCCGCAAGGAGCAGGCCGAAGCGCTGGCGCAGGGCCGCTACCTGGGTCTGGGTTTCTCGGCCTACATCGAGCCGACCGGCGCGGCGACCGGGCACCTGGCCACCGAGGGTTGCACCATGCGCATGGAGCCCACGGGCCGGATCAACGTCTACGTCAACGGCGGCTCCAGCGGAAACAGCCTGGAAACCACGGTGATCCAGCTGGCCGCCGACGCGCTGGGCGCCGACATCGACGACGTGGCCACCATCCAGGGCGACACGGCGATCACCCCGTATGGGGCCGGCACGCAGGGCAGCCGCAGCGGCCCGATGACCGCCGGCGCCGTCGCCCAGGCGGGGGCCGCGCTGCGCGCCAAGATCGTGGCGCTGGCCGCCAACCAGCTCAAGGTCTCCGAATCTGAGGTGGAACTGGCGCATTCGACCGCGATCGTGCGCGGCGACCCGTCGCGGAAGGTGACCTTCGGCGAGCTGGCCTACCTCGCGCACTACTCGCCTCAACAGCTGCCGCCCGGGATGTCCCCCGAACTGGAAGCCACCGCCCGCTACGTCGCCGCGGCCCCGATCCTGTGGGCCAACGCGACCCACGCCTGCACCTGCGAGGTCGACGTGGAAACGGGCAAGGTGACCCTGCTGCGCTACATCGTCAGCGAGGACGTCGGGCCCATGATCAACCCGGCGATCGTGGAGGGCCAGATCGCGGGCGGGACGGTCCAGGGCATCGGCGGCGCGTTGCTGGAGGACCTGCGCTACGACGACGACGGCAACCCGCTGGCCACCACGTTCGTCGACTATCTGCTGCCGACCACCACCGAGGTTCCGGCCATCGAGTTCGGGCACGTCGAGATACCCGGCCCCGGACCCGGCGGCTACAAGGGCGCCGGGGAGGGCGGCGCGATCGGGTCGGTGCCGGCGGTGATCAACGCGATCAACGACGCGCTCGCACCGCTGGGCGTGACGGTCACCCGGCTGCCGGCCAGCCCCGCCTCGATCGCCGCGCTGCTGGCCGGGAGGGACCGGTGA
- a CDS encoding FAD binding domain-containing protein yields MKPASFAYHRPDTTDEAVGLLAELGEDAKLIAGGQSLVPMLSMRLAYFDHLIDISRLRELQGIERRGDGVWIGAGTTEARVGADPIVRQGVPLLARATPFVGHFQIRNRGTLGGSIAHADAAGEYPAVALTLDAVLEVASPRGRREIAGADFFVGLWETAMGPDEALTGVRFPSWHGRCGFAVHEFARRHGDFAIAGALVAVQLDDGDRVSRAAIGLLGLGATPRRAAAAEAAVLGEPVGGLDPRDVGRTAMSGLDDIPTDLQGSAPYRTQVGAAMAARAWTQAVQEAQAHHA; encoded by the coding sequence GTGAAGCCCGCGTCGTTCGCCTACCACCGTCCCGACACCACCGACGAGGCGGTCGGGCTGCTGGCCGAACTGGGCGAGGACGCCAAGCTCATCGCCGGCGGGCAGAGCCTGGTGCCGATGCTGTCGATGCGGCTGGCCTACTTCGACCACCTGATCGACATCTCCCGGCTGCGCGAACTGCAGGGCATCGAGCGGCGGGGTGACGGGGTGTGGATCGGCGCGGGCACCACCGAGGCCAGGGTGGGCGCCGATCCCATAGTGCGCCAAGGGGTTCCGCTGCTGGCCCGGGCGACACCGTTCGTCGGGCACTTCCAGATCCGCAACCGCGGCACCCTGGGCGGGTCGATCGCCCACGCCGACGCCGCCGGCGAATACCCCGCGGTGGCCCTCACCCTGGACGCGGTGCTGGAGGTGGCCTCGCCGCGCGGGCGCCGCGAGATCGCCGGCGCCGACTTCTTCGTCGGCCTGTGGGAGACGGCCATGGGCCCCGACGAGGCGCTCACCGGTGTGCGGTTCCCGTCGTGGCACGGTAGGTGCGGGTTCGCGGTGCACGAATTCGCGCGCCGGCACGGCGATTTCGCGATCGCGGGCGCGCTGGTCGCGGTCCAGCTCGACGACGGTGACCGGGTGTCCCGCGCCGCGATCGGGTTGCTGGGCCTGGGCGCCACGCCCCGGCGCGCGGCCGCGGCCGAGGCCGCGGTGCTCGGCGAGCCGGTCGGCGGGCTGGATCCCCGGGACGTCGGCCGGACCGCGATGAGCGGGCTCGACGACATCCCGACCGACCTGCAGGGGTCGGCACCGTACCGTACCCAGGTGGGAGCCGCCATGGCCGCGCGCGCCTGGACCCAGGCCGTACAGGAAGCGCAGGCCCACCATGCATGA
- a CDS encoding (2Fe-2S)-binding protein: MHEEPIRLYVNGTPTSASVEARMTLADFLRERCGLTGTHLGCEHGACGACTVLLDGAAVRACLMFAVQADGAEVTTVEGIASPDGALSPVQSALRECHGLQCGFCTPGFVMSLTALLRDNPEPTDAEIREGLSGNFCRCTGYQGIVAAAHRAAEALRGADSRASTGASPQ, encoded by the coding sequence ATGCATGAGGAACCGATCCGGTTGTACGTCAACGGAACCCCGACCAGCGCAAGCGTCGAGGCGCGCATGACGCTGGCCGACTTCCTGCGCGAGCGGTGCGGGCTCACCGGCACCCACCTGGGTTGCGAGCACGGGGCGTGCGGCGCCTGCACGGTGCTCCTGGACGGTGCCGCGGTGCGCGCGTGCCTGATGTTCGCGGTGCAGGCGGACGGCGCGGAGGTGACGACGGTGGAGGGCATCGCCTCGCCCGACGGCGCACTGTCGCCCGTGCAGTCGGCGCTGCGGGAGTGCCACGGGCTGCAGTGCGGCTTCTGCACGCCGGGTTTCGTCATGTCGCTGACCGCGCTGCTGCGCGATAACCCCGAGCCCACCGACGCCGAGATCCGCGAGGGCCTGTCCGGGAACTTCTGCCGCTGCACCGGTTACCAGGGCATCGTCGCCGCCGCCCACCGGGCCGCCGAGGCGCTGCGCGGCGCCGATTCCCGCGCATCCACGGGCGCGTCACCGCAGTAG
- a CDS encoding Hsp70 family protein, producing MSESLGLSIGVANLVAAHPGGASVRRSPVVTLYEQRATEVGLPDENPNLTEPGLVLRGFVERVGDRTPLVAADGTKYLGEVLTVEAIEAMARTVGSGTPITVAVPAYWSEAQSTALREEFFAQPDLAAGGVPPMLVSDATAALAALRAGPGLPADGVVVVCDFGAGGTSITLSDAGSNFRQLAPSLRYADFSGDAIDRLVLQHVRGTAPDPDATTRMESPGRLLGQCRRAKEQLSAATAAIIPGVPGASGDEVRLTRTEFDQLISEPLDRVLDTVEEVLQRNGVARSQVASVAIVGGGAAIPLITTRLSGRLRLPVLAAPQPGYSAAIGAALLGEQRASAGPPTAAAAAIENPTEMVGAAPDDLTQAARTAAADAGNPDGQPVAWSQDADEEDFVPYSGPEHTGGYGREPRDDAGQDGPLPWYKRTALVLSLVGAGAAVLVAVLLALTLGRSKPSPSAPPPTPQTVTVTGPNNSPTVTVIPPPPPSTEPTTTSAAPTTSAPPTTTTTTAATTTTSAPPTTTATTTPAPTTTATTTTAPSTTSQATTTPPPTTTRELPFPRLQPPFGG from the coding sequence ATGAGCGAGTCGCTCGGGTTGTCGATCGGGGTGGCGAACCTGGTCGCGGCCCACCCGGGTGGCGCTTCGGTGCGCCGCAGCCCCGTGGTGACGCTCTACGAGCAGCGGGCGACCGAGGTCGGTCTGCCCGACGAGAACCCGAACCTCACCGAGCCCGGACTGGTGCTGCGGGGATTCGTCGAACGCGTCGGCGACCGGACTCCGCTGGTGGCGGCCGACGGGACGAAGTACCTCGGCGAGGTGCTCACGGTCGAGGCGATCGAGGCGATGGCCCGCACCGTGGGCTCCGGGACCCCGATCACCGTCGCGGTGCCGGCGTACTGGTCCGAGGCGCAGTCCACCGCGCTGCGCGAGGAGTTCTTCGCCCAGCCGGACCTGGCGGCCGGCGGCGTGCCGCCGATGCTGGTGTCCGACGCCACCGCGGCGCTCGCGGCGCTGCGCGCCGGGCCGGGGCTGCCGGCCGACGGGGTCGTCGTCGTCTGCGACTTCGGGGCCGGCGGCACCAGCATCACGCTCAGCGATGCGGGATCGAACTTCCGCCAGCTCGCGCCGTCGCTGCGCTACGCCGACTTCTCCGGCGACGCGATCGACCGGCTCGTCCTTCAGCACGTGCGGGGGACCGCGCCCGATCCCGACGCCACCACGCGGATGGAGTCACCGGGCCGCCTGCTCGGCCAATGCCGACGCGCCAAGGAACAACTGTCGGCGGCCACGGCGGCCATCATCCCGGGGGTTCCGGGAGCGTCCGGCGACGAGGTCCGGCTGACCCGCACCGAGTTCGACCAGCTCATCTCCGAACCGCTGGACCGCGTCCTCGACACCGTCGAAGAGGTGTTGCAACGCAACGGGGTTGCGCGGTCGCAGGTGGCCAGCGTGGCGATCGTGGGCGGCGGCGCCGCGATTCCGCTGATCACCACGAGACTGTCGGGGCGGCTGCGGTTGCCGGTCCTGGCCGCGCCGCAACCCGGCTACAGCGCCGCGATCGGCGCGGCACTGCTCGGCGAGCAGCGGGCGTCGGCGGGGCCTCCGACCGCGGCCGCGGCGGCCATCGAGAACCCCACCGAGATGGTCGGTGCCGCCCCCGACGACTTGACCCAGGCGGCCCGGACCGCCGCGGCGGACGCGGGCAACCCGGACGGCCAACCGGTGGCCTGGTCGCAAGACGCCGACGAGGAAGACTTCGTCCCCTACAGCGGTCCCGAGCACACCGGCGGCTACGGTCGCGAGCCGCGCGACGACGCCGGGCAGGACGGGCCGCTGCCGTGGTACAAACGCACGGCGCTCGTGTTGAGCCTGGTCGGAGCGGGCGCCGCCGTGCTGGTCGCGGTGCTGCTGGCGCTCACCCTGGGCCGGAGCAAACCGAGCCCGTCGGCGCCCCCGCCGACGCCGCAGACCGTGACCGTGACCGGGCCGAACAACAGCCCCACCGTGACGGTCATCCCGCCACCGCCCCCGTCTACCGAGCCGACGACCACCTCTGCCGCGCCGACCACCAGCGCGCCGCCGACGACGACGACGACCACCGCCGCCACCACCACCACCAGCGCGCCGCCGACCACCACCGCAACCACCACCCCGGCCCCGACGACCACCGCCACGACGACGACGGCGCCCAGCACGACCTCGCAGGCGACCACGACCCCGCCGCCCACGACCACCCGCGAGCTGCCGTTTCCCCGGCTCCAGCCCCCCTTCGGGGGCTGA
- a CDS encoding heterodisulfide reductase-related iron-sulfur binding cluster encodes MTTQMLIRLTVGMGMTLVVAALALRRVWWLFKLTTSGRPAPGHADNPGQRVWTEISEVFGQRRLLKWSIPGLAHFFTMWGFFILLTVYIEAYGFLFQANFHIPIIGRWDALGFLQDFFATAVFLGITTFAIIRTMRNPREIGRSSRFYGSHNGGAWLVLFMIFNVIWTYALVRGSAVNNGTLPYGKGAFLSQLFGAILRPLGQPANEIIETTALLAHIAVMLAFLIIVLHSKHLHIFTAPINVIFKRLPDALGPLQPVEYDGKPVDFENPPDDARFGRGKIEDFSWKAMLDFATCTECGRCQSQCPAWNTGKPLSPKLVIMDLRDHWMAKAPYILGEKTAEPLEGLDLESVHEEGHHVPESGFGRVPGHGPEQAARPLVGTEQQGGVIDPDVLWSCVTCGACVEQCPVDIEHVDHIVDMRRYQVMMESEFPSELSGLFKNLETKGNPWGQNAADRTNWIDEVDFDVPVFGQDVESFDGYEYLFWVGCAGAYDDRAKKTTKAVAELLAVAGVKYLVLGAGESCNGDSARRSGNEFLFQQLAAQAVETLDGVFEGVQAVDRKVVVTCPHCFNTLGREYRQLGANYSVLHHTQLLNRLIRDKKLVPVSPVSQDITYHDPCYLGRHNKVYEAPRELIGAAGATLTEMPRHAERSFCCGAGGARMWMEEHIGKRINHERVDEALATGAATVATACPFCRVMVTDGVNDRQEEAGREGVEVLDVAQIVLGSLEYDKATLPAKGAAAEAAAKARPKPQAEKAEAAPAEAPATAEKAAAAPAKAAPAPAKGLGIAGGAKRPGAKKAAPAAKAPEKAPEQAQSQAAPAPVKGLGIAGGAKRPGAKKAPAQAAPEKAPETAEAEPEAAPKTEPAKQTGDGEAPPAAPVKGLGIARGARPPGKR; translated from the coding sequence GTGACCACACAGATGCTCATCAGATTGACCGTGGGCATGGGCATGACGCTGGTCGTGGCAGCCCTGGCCCTGCGACGGGTCTGGTGGCTGTTCAAGCTGACGACGTCCGGGCGGCCGGCCCCCGGGCACGCCGACAACCCCGGCCAGCGGGTCTGGACGGAGATCTCCGAGGTCTTCGGGCAGCGCCGCCTGCTGAAATGGTCGATTCCCGGTCTGGCGCACTTCTTCACCATGTGGGGATTCTTCATCCTGCTCACGGTCTACATCGAGGCCTACGGCTTCCTGTTCCAGGCCAACTTCCACATCCCGATCATCGGCCGCTGGGACGCCCTGGGCTTCCTGCAGGACTTCTTCGCCACCGCCGTCTTCCTCGGCATCACGACCTTCGCGATCATCCGCACCATGCGTAACCCACGCGAAATCGGGCGTAGCTCAAGGTTTTACGGCTCACACAACGGCGGCGCCTGGCTGGTCCTGTTCATGATCTTCAACGTCATCTGGACCTACGCGCTGGTCCGCGGCTCGGCGGTGAACAACGGCACCCTGCCCTACGGCAAGGGGGCGTTCCTCTCGCAGCTGTTCGGGGCGATCCTGCGGCCGCTGGGCCAGCCCGCCAACGAGATCATCGAGACGACGGCGCTGCTCGCGCACATCGCGGTCATGCTGGCGTTCCTGATCATCGTGCTGCACTCCAAGCACCTGCACATCTTCACGGCGCCGATCAACGTGATCTTCAAGCGGCTGCCGGACGCGCTGGGCCCGCTGCAGCCGGTCGAATACGACGGCAAGCCGGTCGACTTCGAAAACCCGCCCGACGACGCTCGATTCGGCCGCGGCAAGATCGAGGACTTCAGCTGGAAGGCCATGCTGGACTTCGCCACCTGCACCGAGTGCGGGCGCTGCCAGTCGCAATGCCCGGCGTGGAACACCGGCAAACCGCTCTCGCCCAAGCTCGTCATCATGGACCTGCGGGACCACTGGATGGCCAAGGCGCCCTACATCCTGGGCGAGAAGACCGCCGAGCCGCTCGAGGGCCTCGACCTCGAATCGGTCCACGAAGAAGGCCACCACGTCCCCGAGTCCGGGTTCGGCCGGGTGCCCGGCCACGGGCCCGAGCAGGCCGCGCGCCCGCTGGTCGGCACCGAGCAACAGGGCGGCGTGATCGACCCCGACGTGCTGTGGTCGTGTGTGACCTGCGGGGCCTGCGTCGAGCAGTGCCCGGTCGACATCGAGCACGTCGACCACATCGTCGACATGCGCCGCTACCAGGTGATGATGGAGTCGGAGTTCCCCTCCGAGCTGTCCGGGCTGTTCAAGAACCTCGAAACCAAGGGCAACCCGTGGGGGCAGAACGCCGCGGACCGCACCAACTGGATCGACGAGGTCGACTTCGACGTCCCCGTCTTCGGCCAGGACGTCGAGAGCTTCGACGGCTATGAGTACCTGTTCTGGGTTGGCTGCGCCGGCGCCTACGACGACAGGGCCAAGAAGACCACGAAGGCCGTGGCCGAGCTGCTCGCGGTCGCCGGGGTGAAATACCTGGTGCTGGGCGCCGGGGAGTCCTGCAACGGCGACTCGGCGCGCCGCTCGGGCAACGAGTTCCTGTTCCAGCAGCTGGCGGCCCAGGCCGTCGAAACCCTGGACGGGGTGTTCGAGGGCGTCCAGGCCGTCGACCGCAAGGTCGTCGTCACCTGCCCGCACTGCTTCAACACCCTGGGCCGCGAGTACCGCCAGCTGGGCGCCAACTACTCGGTGCTGCACCACACCCAGCTGCTCAACCGGTTGATCCGCGACAAGAAGCTGGTCCCGGTCAGCCCCGTGTCCCAGGACATCACCTACCACGACCCCTGCTACCTGGGCCGGCACAACAAGGTCTACGAGGCGCCGCGCGAGCTCATCGGGGCCGCCGGGGCCACCCTCACCGAGATGCCGCGGCACGCCGAGCGCAGCTTCTGCTGCGGCGCGGGTGGCGCGCGGATGTGGATGGAAGAGCACATCGGCAAGCGGATCAACCACGAGCGCGTCGACGAGGCCCTGGCCACCGGGGCCGCGACCGTCGCCACCGCCTGCCCGTTCTGCCGGGTGATGGTCACCGACGGCGTCAACGACCGCCAGGAGGAGGCCGGCCGCGAGGGCGTCGAGGTGCTGGACGTCGCGCAGATCGTGCTCGGGTCCCTCGAGTACGACAAGGCCACACTGCCGGCCAAGGGTGCGGCCGCCGAAGCCGCGGCGAAGGCCAGGCCCAAGCCCCAGGCCGAGAAGGCCGAGGCCGCGCCCGCGGAGGCGCCGGCCACAGCCGAGAAGGCCGCCGCCGCGCCGGCGAAGGCCGCGCCCGCACCTGCCAAGGGGCTGGGCATCGCGGGCGGCGCCAAGCGACCCGGCGCCAAGAAGGCCGCGCCCGCGGCAAAGGCACCGGAAAAGGCCCCCGAACAGGCGCAATCGCAGGCCGCGCCCGCACCCGTCAAGGGGCTGGGCATCGCGGGCGGCGCCAAGCGACCCGGCGCCAAGAAGGCCCCGGCCCAGGCGGCGCCCGAGAAGGCGCCCGAGACCGCGGAAGCCGAGCCGGAGGCCGCACCGAAAACCGAGCCGGCAAAACAGACCGGCGACGGCGAGGCGCCTCCCGCAGCGCCCGTCAAGGGCTTGGGCATCGCCCGCGGCGCCCGTCCGCCCGGGAAGCGCTGA